One segment of Cutaneotrichosporon cavernicola HIS019 DNA, chromosome: 4 DNA contains the following:
- the SPT7 gene encoding uncharacterized protein (bromo domain), whose amino-acid sequence MKYLLEFLDGVNDAPRLTDPDFQQLVVNVNAGKGKSSDAFYDALEKMVNELKASPEAAPFLKPVSKRDAPDYSQYISKPMDLQTLLRNAKNHKYKNKKDFANDVDLIWQNCLTYNTTMNHPLRGVALYLRQKSNHLLTFIGDRDSNANNPLAQMLAASGASLAVQRAASQQPPNDEEDAAGESDDAMGEDEESGKKKTEGPNGTAALGAKRATSAGSGDRRVNGKMHSPPPFRPNLQVNWDSSTALLRTPYTMAHWDEVSLRWPGPSFSDKGKAKALLHGNQPPPWYPAIVDAEDEDAKVEGCWWGAVAKDDAYVAGLPASPVMVIGPTSKRRRVARRRSPTPNGDIEMSETQPPALVPSKPVSLARVVDRAIDKITDARKTMHTMQELQRYYEGDGTDPEPQPLEPIESVRTRLTRQRKELKRKRMETRTEGEVRRKSGGEVGGTQAVLEMKRSTASLLAHAGFDGANDIPLDLMTRVAGDYIRNLGRTFRLLLDFKRNMKPEELVLHVLHENGQVQIQDLESHIKDDIERDSAKISEQQRKMRAAYAELTTAPVIEDDMLLADDGQMLQHGDFAEDLGEDFLGLRELGIDREFGLSSLSVPKSLFFGRRKRDAAALGPKVAEPDYAAAPPFIPLTAGTYKAATPALLHAFYAERFESAPPEGDDVFDPVHANIGPLGQIVVKAPQNAPTKKKKDDDTKEKKPAKKTGQPGVGKGNWIRPSKEERERRAAEKKAELERQRAAQAATAEGDDEDAEGEEDE is encoded by the exons ATGAAG TATCtcctcgagttcctcgaTGGCGTCAACGATGCACCACGCCTCACAGATCCCGATTTCCAGCAGCTTGTCGTCAATGTCAATGCCGGCAAG GGCAAGTCGAGCGATGCATTCTACGACGCGCTGGAGAAGATGGTgaacgagctcaaggcaTCG CCCGAAGCCGCACCGTTCCTCAAACCCGTATCGAAGCGCGATGCGCCAGATTACTCACAGT ACATCTCAAAGCCGATGGACCTCCAGACATTGCTCCGCAATGCCAAGAATCACAAGTACAAGAACAAGAAAGACTTTGccaacgacgtcgacctgaTCTGGCAGAACTGTCTGACGTACAACACGACGATG AACCATCCGCTACGAGGCGTTGCGCTGTACTTGCGCCAGAAGAGCAACCATTTGCTGACTTTCATCGGCGACCGCGATTCGAATGCTAACAATCCGCTTGCGCAGATGTTGGCAGCGTCCGGCGCGTCACTCGCTGTGCAAAGAGCTGCATCACAACAGCCACCAAacgacgaagaggacgcTGCGGGTGAGAGCGATGATGCGATGGGAGAGGACGAAGAGTCGGGGAAGAAAAAGACAGAGGGCCCCAATGGCAccgcggcgctgggcgcCAAgcgggcgacgagcgccggATCTGGGGACCGCCGTGTGAACGGAAAGATGCACAGC CCACCACCGTTCCGGCCAAACCTCCAGGTCAACTGGGATAGCTCCACTGCGCTCCTACGAACACCATACACCATGGCGCACTGGGACGAAGTCTCGCTCCGGTGGCCCGGGCCCTCTTTCTcggacaagggcaaggcgaaGGCGTTGCTCCACGGCAACCAGCCACCACCATGGTACCCAGCCATTGTGGACGctgaggatgaggatgccaaggtcgaggggTGCTGGTGGGGTGCCGTGGCCAAGGACGATGCGTACGTTGCGGGTCTCCCGGCCTCACCGGTGATGGTCATCGGACCAACGAGCAAACGGAGGAGGGTAGCAAGACGACGCTCTCCGACACCGAACGGGGACATCGAGATGTCCGAGACGCAACCACCGGCATTAGTCCCATCCAAACCTGTGTCATTGGCACGTGTAGTCGACCGCGCCATCGACAAGATCACAGACGCGCGCAAGACAATGCACACAATGCAGGAGCTGCAACGATACTACGAGGGCGACGGGACGGATCCAGAACCGCAGCCGCTCGAGCCGATTGAGAGTGTGCGCACCAGGCTCACGAGGCAACGTAAGGagctcaagcgcaagcggATGGAGACGCgcaccgagggcgaggtccGACGAAAAtcgggcggcgaggttggtggAACCCAGGCCGTGCTCGAGATGAAGCGGTCTACGGCGAGCTTGTTAGCACATGCGGGCTTCGATG GTGCCAACGACATCCCTCTTGACCTGATGACCCGCGTCGCAGGCGACTACATCCGCAACCTTGGCCGCACGTTCCGACTGTTGCTAGACTTTAAGCGAAACATGAAGCCAGAA gaactcgtcctccacgTGCTGCACGAGAACGGGCAAGTGCAGATACAGGATCTTGAGTCGCATATCAAAGACGacatcgagcgcgacagTGCCAAAATCTCGGAGCAGCAGCGCAAGATGCGCGCGGCATacgccgagctcacgaCCGCACCAGTCATCGAGGATGACATGCTTCtggccgacgacgggcAGATGCTCCAACA CGGCGACTTTGCAGAGGACCTGGGCGAGGACTTCCTGGGTTTGCGCGAGCTTGGTATCGACCGGGAGTTTGGGTTGTCGTCGCTATCGGTGCCCAAGTCGCTCTTCTTCGGACGGAGGAAAAGGGACGCTGCAGCATTGGGCCCAAAGGTCGCGGAACCCGACTACGCGGCGGCTCCACCATTCATCCCACTCACGGCTGGGACGTACAAGGCCGCCACGCCTGCGTTGCTGCACGCATTCTACGCCGAGCGGTTCGAGAGTGCGCCgcccgagggcgacgacgtcttCGACCCCGTGCATGCCAACATTGGGCCTCTGGGTCAGATTGTCGTCAAGGCACCACAGAACGCGCCgaccaagaagaagaaggacgacgataccaaggagaagaagccgGCGAAAAAGACTGG CCAACCCGGCGTCGGTAAGGGTAACTGGATCAGACCTtccaaggaggagcgggaaCGGCGAGCagccgagaagaaggccgaaCTTGAGCGACAGCGCGCAGCTCAAGCTGCGACAGCAGAAGgggatgacgaggatgccgagggtgaggaggacgagtag
- the SUR2 gene encoding uncharacterized protein (Fatty acid hydroxylase superfamily) — MHTFPTHLIDALPTMAASHNATLLAAITPTTLDPPFYYTSRQHLFDCITDRNLSLLAPIAIYWVLSTIFHILDTIELPYFERHRIHPSAEVTKRNRVGFWTVVNGVIFQQVVQTCLGLIVLDSDETLLRTEVLRDHLASMAWLAPRVADFTFLFLGKNVGMTVLNAYGARLVNFAYWWAIPSFQLFAGFCIIDTWQYWLHRTMHVYPTLYKMFHSHHHRLYVPFAFGALYNHPVEGLLLDSLGAALAHMATFMTIRQASLLFFLSSWKTVDDHCGYKLWWDPCQLFFNNNADYHDIHHQSYGIKANFAQPFFTNWDYFLGTQMTREQAQQRHAEAKARAAKSQ, encoded by the exons ATGCACACCTTTCCAACACATCTCATCGACGCGTTGCCAACCATGGCCGCGTCACACAACGCAACActcctcgcggccatcACACCCACGACCCTCGACCCACCGTTCTACTACACGTCACGACAGCACCTGTTCGACTGCATCACAGACCGTAACCTGTCGCTCCTTGCGCCCATCGCGATCTACTGGGTCCTCTCGACCATATtccacatcctcgacaCGATCGAGCTGCCTTACTTTGAGCGGCACCGTATCCACCCAAGTGCAGAGGTCACGAAGCGCAACCGCGTGGGCTTCTGGACCGTCGTCAATGGTGTCATCTTCCAGCAGGTCGTCCAGACGTGTCTCGGGTTGAttgtcctcgactcggacgagacGCTCCTCCGCACAGAGGTCCTGAGGGACCACCTCGCCTCTATGGCATGGCTCGCGCCTCGTGTCGCTGATTTCAcgttcctcttcctcggcaagAACGTGGGCATGACTGTCCTCAACGCGTACGGTGCACGCCTTGTCAACTTTGCGTACTGGTGGGCGATCCCATCATTCCAGCTCTTCGCCGGCTT CTGCATTATCGACACGTGGCAGTATTGGCTGCACCGCACGATGCACGTTTACCCCACACTGTACAAGATGTTCCATTCGCACCACCACCGGCTGTACGTGCCGTTTGCGTTCGGCGCCCTCTACAACCACCCCGTCGAGGGGCTGCTCCTCGACTCTCTTGGtgcggcgcttgcgcaCATGGCGACGTTCATGACGATCCGCCAGGCGAgtctcctcttcttcctgAGCTCGTGGAAGACTGTCGACGACCACTGCGGCTACAAGCTCTGGTGGGACCCGTGTCAGCTCTTCTTCAACAACAACGCCGACTACCACGACATCCACCACCAGAGCTACGGCATCAAGGCCAACTTTGCCCAACCGTTCTTCACAAACTGGGACTACTTCCTCGGCACCCAGATGACGCGCGAACAAGCGCAACAGCGCCACGCCGAGGCAAAGGCACGCGCCGCAAAGAGCCAGTAA
- a CDS encoding uncharacterized protein (Zinc-finger double-stranded RNA-binding) — MGRLRRSRTHHARRDVSRAARTRVRTKDLDQIQHDIDHSRKKLEKQPIDEDKPGLGQHYCVECGKYYESDAALRTHTKSKVHKRRLKDLKEGAYTVEESQRSAGISAPDNRQRGVEEVARRFGDAGVGSKDEAFVHSAPTKASS; from the exons ATGGGCCGTCTCCGCCGCTCTCGTACCCACCACGCACGCCGCGACGTCTCCCGCGCAGCACGTACCCGCGTGCGCACAAAGGATCTCGACCAGATCCAGCACGACATTGACCACTCGCGCAAGAAGCTTGAGAAGCAACCcattgacgaggacaagcccGGTCTCGGGCAGCAT tacTGCGTTGAGTGCGGCAAGTACTACGAGTCGGACGCGGCCTTGCGCACCCACACCAAGAGCAAGGTGCACAAGCGCCgcctcaaggacctcaaggagggcgCGTACACTGTCGAGGAGAGCCAGCGCTCCGCCGGCATCAGCGCGCCTGACAACCGCCAGCGGGGGGTTGAAGAAGTCGCCCGCCGTTTCGGtgacgccggcgtcggGAGCAAAGACGAGGCGTTCGTGCACTCTGCACCGACCAAGGCTTCGTCTTAG
- a CDS encoding uncharacterized protein (Phosphoenolpyruvate phosphomutase) yields the protein MTFPDAAAIAERRARFRALHESGCFIIPNPWDVGSTLYLASTGFKAVASTSSGYAWSRGQQDSTLTLDETLAHLRQLVAASDLPVNADFVDGFGATPDEVAASVSRAIETGVAGLSIEDSYSAPSEREKHSEPLRPIAEGVERVAAARQAIDKSGMDVLLVGRAENFIVGRPNIDDTIARLKAYSAAGADCLYAPGISAPEHITAVVAAVAPKPVNLLVGGTSDFNLKDIEKMGVRRVSIGGGLARVAWGATMRAATLLAEGNFSGMEGATSGDVLNKIMRG from the coding sequence ATGACCTTCCCAGACGCCGCAgccatcgccgagcgccgtgCCCGCTTCCGAGCCCTCCATGAGAGCGGGTGCTTCATCATACCGAATCCCTGGGACGTCGGAAGCACCCTCTACCTCGCCAGCACGGGCTTCAAGGCCGTCgcctcaacgtcgtcgGGATACGCCTGGTCGCGGGGACAGCAGGACAGCACTCTGACACTGGACGAGACGCTAGCACACCTCCGCCAACTGGTTGCGGCCAGCGACTTGCCCGTCAACGCCGACTTTGTCGACGGTTTCGGCGCGACTCCCGACGAAGTCGCGGCAAGCGTTAGTCGCGCGATTGAAACCGGTGTTGCCGGCTTATCGATCGAGGATTCGTACTCGGCTCCTTCGGAACGCGAGAAGCATTCCGAGCCCCTCCGTCCAATCGCTGAAGgggttgagcgcgtcgcagCCGCCCGTCAGGCTATCGATAAGTCGGGGATGGACGTGCttctcgtcggccgcgcTGAGAACTTTATCGTCGGTCGCCCCAATATCGACGACACTATCGCACGCCTCAAGGCATACTCGGCTGCCGGCGCGGATTGCCTTTACGCGCCGGGCATTTCTGCGCCAGAGCATATCACGGCCGTCGTGGCTGCCGTCGCGCCCAAGCCTGTCAATCTCCTGGTTGGGGGGACGTCGGACTTCAACCTCAAGGATATTGAGAAGATGGGGGTGCGGCGGGTCAGCATTGGGGGTGGACTGGCTAGGGTTGCGTGGGGCGCTACTATGCGCGCGGCGACTTTGCTCGCCGAGGGTAACTTTAGCGGCATGGAGGGCGCGACGTCGGGTGATGTTTTGAACAAGATTATGCGCGGGTAG
- a CDS encoding uncharacterized protein (Glycosyl hydrolase catalytic core), which produces MIVNLSVLALLAGVAFEALPVTAHGVARHPRSAHQRLAERHIGSNAATVKSKRQYNVLTRRDGSKCRVRPQTEQLPTTSGNSSNPPSQQDQVQPPGGSEQHIADTPDSPDSPDSPDSPDTPDQPGNSTEIPETVNPENTTTSSPGGGQGAANGGTTHVGSKLGAAWPNGDWTGADQPGWIGNFIGQRTSWYYTWSPSGCAQNDAAGLEFVPMLWGAKQVSDWHAAAGSWPSSVKNALFFNEPNQQDQAGIDIYSALNYWLQDFVPVAREQHHLRLGSAAPTSAPDGVEWVVNFYNHCMEQTGNDNGKCKADFAPLHYYDVDVENFKTYLNNFHDKTGMPLWVTEYACQNFNGGAQPNDGQIWNFHQQAAAFMDSQDWIERYAPFGMMRNMQGVEQANALMDPNGQITDLGRWYISSS; this is translated from the exons ATGATCGTCAACCTCTCAGTACTCGCTCTGCTTGCGGGCGTCGCTTTCGAGGCCCTTCCG GTCACCGCCCACGGCGTCGCACGTCACCCTCGCTCTGCGCACCAGAGGCTCGCTGAGCGTCACATCGGTAGCAACGCTGCCACTGTCAAGAGCAAGCGCCAGTACAACGTCCTCACCCGTCGCGATGGATCCAAGTGCCGCGTCCGGCCCCAAACCGAGCAGCTGCCCACGACCAGTGGCAACAGCTCCAACCCGCCCTCTCAGCAAGACCAGGTGCAACCCCCAGGCGGCAGCGAGCAGCACATCGCCGACACCCCGGACTCTCCCGACTCTCCCGACTCTCCCGACTCTCCCGACACGCCTGACCAGCCTGGCAACAGCACCGAGATCCCGGAGACGGTGAACCCGGAGAACACCACGACGTCCAGCCCTGGTGGTGGCCAGGGTGCTGCCAACGGCGGCACTACCCACGTTGGCTCCAAGCTCGGTGCCGCCTGGCCCAACGGAGACTGGACTGGTGCCGACCAGCCAGGCTGGATCGGCAACTTCATCGGTCAACGCACCTCGTGGTACTACACTTGGTCGCCAAGCGGATGCGCGCAGAACGACGCTGCCGGCTTGGAGTTCGTCCCCATGCTCTGGGGCGCCAAGCAGGTGTCTGACTGGCACGCCGCGGCTGGCTCGTggccgtcgtcggtgaAGAACGCGCTCTTCTTCAACGAGCCCAACCAGCAAGACCAGGCGGGCATCGACATCTACTCCGCTCTGAATTACTGGCTCCAGGACTTCGTGCCCGTGGCCCGCGAGCAGCATcatctccgcctcggctcGGCTGCCcccacctcggcgcccgATGGTGTCGAGTGGGTCGTCAATTTCTACAACCACTGCATGGAGCAGACCGGCAACGACAACGGCAAGTGCAAGGCAGACTTTGCCCCGCTTCACTACTACGATGTCGACGTTGAGAACTTCAAGACTTACCTCAACAACTTCCACGACAAGACTGGCATGCCCCTCTGGGTAACTGAGTACGCGTGTCAGAACTTCAATGGCGGTGCTCAGCCGAACGACGGCCAGATCTGGAACTTCCACCAGCAGGCCGCAGCGTTCATGGACAGCCAGGACTGGATTGAGCGCTACGCGCCGTTTGGCATGATGCGTAACATGCAGGGTGTCGAGCAGGCCAACGCCCTCATGGACCCGAACGGGCAGAtcaccgacctcggccgctGGTACATCTCGAGCTCGTAG
- a CDS encoding uncharacterized protein (Nuclear chaperone required for maturation and nuclear export of pre-60S ribosome subunits) has translation MDLDPPYEVIVDDDEPMDEGMAISVANTPAIAPVADVPVDEDVAFVEGDIVETEGDIAEAEGGEMEEEYEYDMVEVASGEGEEGIEEAAGDEVDEPPAEEGPDETEAVNVREPLPEPEVVDRASPLAPLEPATPATDIEPADDVVADGHATEPTDDAEHEPELEPLAPILLHTSGGTRALFVPPEYDDGGEQVDVPVLLAGRDDLADEGLNVLWEHVRRELAKDGTEVRGEMVVTEKQMELRMGEDDTHLANVTLLDLLALHEGCGLPTPVQLFVTDEPHRFITRFEAIRREVEAAEERERSQEGSEEWHEEWEGEYEGGGEEADEGDTKETIEGKEAEALQEGEEGGQPVDEGAAEGATEEPAEADVTIDAELILDEGDVTVNEELVQDEGDVTVDDEHPAEGDEVAVEQAQGEGFDAEGDGEYYDEEYAEAEGADEAHTPECTEVDADAHNPGAEDADAAATEGAEEVEAEEQPKTEPEAVAPAEHPEAEAINRPELADEPTVEETETAEADEYDDVDEYGIDQIGDDALAASAAEPVDEDLSVAPTLEDQEDEFAEDEDAEHDELAEDAEGFAEDEHDELAHGREEHDELARDDEEHEEDELDADEPHDDEDEEYEEYHEEGEEYEEYEYENGGNELEEGEEDELAEEGEEPSSPRKRGLSEIDEGEEVVAKKTRLEA, from the exons ATGGACCTCGACCCACCTTACGAAGTaatcgtcgacgacgacgagccgatGGACGAGGGAATGGCTATCAGCGTGGCTAATACTCCTGCTATTGCGCCTGTTGCCGATGTGCctgttgacgaggacgtcgcTTTTGTTGAGGGCGACATTGTCGAGACTGAGGGCGACATcgctgaggctgagggcggcgagatggaggaagAGTACGAGTACGACATGGTAGAGGTGGCGagtggagagggagaggaggggatAGAGGAGGCagctggcgacgaggttgacgagccACCAGCGGAGGAAGGGCCGGACGAAACGGAGGCCGTCAACGTGCGCGAGCCTCTGCCAGAACCtgaggtcgtcgaccgcgcctCACCGTTAGCCCCCTTAGAGCCCGCCACCCCCGCCACTGATATAGAGCCAGCCGACGACGTAGTGGCCGACGGCCACGCCACTGAGCCAACCGACGACGCAGAGCACGAGCCCGAACTCGAGCCCCTCGCCCCGATCCTGCTGCACACGAGTGGCGGTACACGAGCACTCTTCGTGCCGCCGGAgtacgacgacggcggggAGCAGGTCGACGTGCCAGTCCTCCTGGCTGGTCGGGACGACctggccgacgagggccTCAACGTGCTCTGGGAACACGTGCGTCGTGAACTTGCGAAGGATGGCACAGAGGTGCGCGGCGAGATGGTTGTGACCGAAAAGCAGATGGAGCTGCGTATGGGCGAG GACGATactcacctcgccaacgtcaCGTTGCTCGACTTACTCGCATTACACGAAGGCTGTGGACTGCCTACACCCGTGCAGCTGTTCGTGACCGACGAGCCGCACAGGTTCATCACGCGGTTTGAAGCGATCAgacgcgaggtcgaggctgctgaggagcgcgagcggaGCCAGGAGGGCAGCGAGGAGTGGCatgaggagtgggagggggagtacgaggggggaggggaggaggcggacgagggcgaTACCAAAGAAACCATtgaggggaaggaggccgaggctctccaagaaggagaagagggtGGCCAgcccgtcgacgagggcgctGCTGAGGGCGCGACCGAGGAGCCAGCTGAAGCCGACGTCACtatcgacgccgagcttATCCTGGACGAGGGAGATGTCACTGTTAACGAGGAACTTGTCCAGGACGAAGGCGACGTCACTGTCGACGATGAACATCCCGCCGAAGGTGACGAagtcgccgtcgagcaAGCCCAGGGAGAGGGGTTCGACGCCgaaggcgacggcgagtaCTACGACGAAGAgtacgccgaggccgagggcgcggacgaAGCACACACGCCCGAATGCACCGAGGTTGACGCAGACGCCCACAACCCAGGCGCagaggacgccgacgcagCCGCGACCGAGGGcgctgaggaggtggaggctgAAGAGCAGCCCAAGACAGAGCCCGAGGCGGTAGCACCGGCCGAGCACCCCGAAGCCGAAGCTATCAACAGGCCAGAACTGGCCGACGAGCCCACTGTCGAAGAGACTgagacggccgaggccgacgagtacgacgacgtggacgaGTACGGCATCGACCAAATTGGTGATGATGCGCTTGCCGCGTCGGCCGCTGAGCCTGTGGATGAAG atcTGAGCGTCGCGCCCACCCTTGAGGACCAAGAAGACGAGTTCGCTGAAGATGAGGATGCAGagcacgacgagctcgccgaggatgccgaAGGCTTCGCTGAAGATGAGCACGATGAACTCGCTCATGGTCGCGAAGAAcacgacgagctcgcccgTGATGACGAAGAACACGAGGAAGACGaactcgacgccgacgaaccccacgacgatgaggatgaggaatACGAAGAGTACcacgaggagggtgaggagtACGAAGAATACGAGTACGAGAATGGTGGGaatgagctcgaggagggcgaggaggacgagctcgcggaggagggtgaagagccgtcgtcgccgcggaAACGAGGGCTCTCCGAAATagatgagggcgaggaagtcGTGGCCAAGAAGACGCGGTTGGAGG cttGA
- a CDS encoding uncharacterized protein (Putative oxidoreductase C terminal) codes for MALCATLPLARSARSFTTRVAQIQFQLFQRGIKTTTPAQVAPSLVARDGGNQEPPQCGINVDTPVRMDTASPPPPGDDFPVAMIGAGNIMFGSKAGPWNHSFRIEHKLGPRLKVAALIDPDEARAKAVLATKCASFVNSAYKDTQVFPNLGEYVKSIEAGGPDPRAIIVGTPPEFRGGVTGGRNLELELLKYFPSVGYFIEKPVSTAPIGEVKEVAAQLAQNNNVVSVGYMLRYLRCVQKMKQIIHDNKLTIMATNARYSAAYQSIDKPAWWDKSKDMGPVIEQGTHFCDLSRYFGGDVDIPTVVAYSVENDEAAGKLSAIPVNEDAIPPDQRIPRITSAVWKYVNGAVGSFTHTVALQGTLYDCELEIWADGYHMRLIDPYNAPQLLVRRPGDDHSELHQFNDDDPFFSEMSSFIDAVEGKPGAHILSSFEDATKTYELTWAIRLASEKSAEARRAAGKA; via the exons ATGGCTCTCTGCGCCACCCTCCCTCTCGCTCGCTCCGCGCGGTCCTTCACAACCCGCGTGGCCCAGATCCAGTTCCAGCTGTTCCAGCGCGGAATCAAGACTACCACCCCCGCGCAGGTTGCACCTAGCCTTGTAGCTAGAGATGGGGGCAACCAGGAGCCGCCGCAGTGCGGTATCAATGTCGACACGCCTGTGCGGATGGATAC TGcatctccgccgccgccgggaGACGACTTTCCCGTCGCGATGATCGGAGCGGGT AACATCATGTTCGGCTCAAAGGCCGGGCCGTGGAACCACTCCTTCCGCATCGAGCACAAGCTCGGCCCCCGCCTCAAGGTCGCAGCTCTGATCGACCCGGACGAagcgcgcgccaaggccgtcCTCGCAACCAAGTGCGCTAGTTTCGTCAACTCAGCGTACAAGGACACGCAAGTGTTTCCTAACCTTGGTGAATATGTCAAGTCGATCGAGGCGGGGGGGCCTGATCCTCG AGCAATCATCGTCGGCACGCCGCCCGAGttccgcggcggcgtcacTGGCGGACGTaacctcgagcttgagctcctcaagTACTTCCCTAGCGTCGGGTACTTTATCGAGAAGCCTGTGTCGACCGCCCCGATCGGtgaggtcaaggaggttGCGGCTCAGCTCGCCCAGAACAATAACGTCGTCAGCGTCGGATACATGCTTCGATACCTGCGTTGCGTGCAGAAGATGAAGCAGATCATCCACGATAACAAGTTGACGATCATGGCCACGAATGCGCGTTAC TCCGCCGCGTACCAGTCGATCGACAAGCCCGCGTGGTGGGACAAGTCGAAGGACATGGGCCCGGTCATCGAGCAGGGCACGCACTTCTGCGACCTGTCGCGCTACTTTGGCGGTGACGTAGACATCCCGACCGTGGTAGCTTACAGCGTCGAAaacgacgaggcggcgggcaaGCTCTCGGCCATTCCGGTCAACGAGGACGCCATTCCTCCTGACCAGCGGATTCCGCGCATAACCTCGGCCGTGTGGAAGTACGTCAACGGTGCCGTAGGGAGCTTCACGCACACGGTCGCGCTGCAGGGCACGCTGTATGACTGCGAGCTCGAGATCTGGGCCGACGGATACCACATGCGACTGATTGATCCGTACAATGCGCCACAGCTGCTCGTGCGTCGGCCGGGTGATGACCACTCGGAACTGCATCAgttcaacgacgacgacccgTTCTTTTCCGAGATGAGCTCGTTTAttgacgccgtcgagggcaagccGGGCGCCCATATCCTCAGCTCGTTCGAGGACGCCACCAAGACGTACGAGCTCACGTGGGCTATCAGGCTTGCGTCCGAGAAGAGCGCTGAGGCCCGCCGGGCGGCAGGCAAGGCGTAG